A genomic region of Methanobacterium sp. contains the following coding sequences:
- the cobM gene encoding precorrin-4 C(11)-methyltransferase: MQGKVIFIGAGPGDPELLTIKAAKVIAEADVIIYAGSLVNPEVLSGAKAVAGIYNSAQMNLDEIADLMEKSVQEGKLVARVHTGDPAIYGAIAEQIQYLKAKNISYEIIPGVSSLFASAAALEAELTQPEVSQTVIITRPSGRTPKPEREAIFRLAEHQATMCIFLGVHMIGKVVAELLTFYDPGTPVAVVQKASWEDEKIVRGTLEDIVDQVQDAGITKTALIVVGDVLGTDKVTPSKLYDAHFTHEYRKGQGE; the protein is encoded by the coding sequence ATGCAAGGTAAAGTAATTTTCATAGGAGCAGGACCCGGAGACCCGGAACTACTAACCATCAAAGCAGCCAAGGTTATTGCCGAGGCAGATGTGATTATCTATGCCGGATCCCTGGTGAACCCAGAGGTCCTATCCGGAGCCAAAGCCGTGGCAGGTATCTATAATAGTGCCCAGATGAACCTGGATGAGATAGCAGACTTAATGGAAAAATCTGTTCAGGAGGGGAAGCTGGTTGCCAGGGTGCACACTGGGGATCCGGCTATTTACGGAGCCATAGCTGAGCAGATACAGTACCTTAAAGCTAAAAACATTTCATATGAGATAATTCCGGGTGTGAGCTCTCTGTTTGCCTCTGCAGCTGCACTGGAAGCAGAGTTAACTCAGCCTGAAGTTTCCCAGACAGTTATAATCACCCGTCCCTCTGGTCGCACACCCAAACCCGAAAGGGAGGCAATTTTCCGCCTGGCTGAACACCAGGCCACCATGTGCATATTCCTGGGAGTGCATATGATCGGTAAAGTAGTGGCAGAATTATTAACCTTCTACGACCCCGGGACACCGGTGGCAGTGGTTCAGAAGGCCAGCTGGGAGGATGAAAAAATAGTCAGAGGCACTCTGGAGGACATAGTGGACCAGGTGCAGGATGCTGGTATCACCAAAACTGCCCTTATTGTGGTGGGGGATGTGCTTGGTACAGATAAAGTGACTCCATCCAAACTGTATGATGCCCACTTCACACATGAGTACCGGAAGGGTCAAGGAGAATAG
- a CDS encoding glycosyltransferase family 2 protein, with the protein MLIKVTAIIPAYNEEKTIGSVVLGTRQQVLRVIVVDDGSQDRTAELAKLAGAQVLVHPKNLGKGAALKTGFKAAKDADIIVILDSDGQHEPHEIPRLLEPILNGEADLVNGSRYLNGNGKNTPSYRRVGQNVLDTATNISGKMNVTDSQSGFRAFAGHTIPIFRFHSTDYTIESEMLIEAAKAGLRIKEVEISTTYGEETHHKKNPFSHGVSVLVRILQDMEFNRPLYYFTIPGLILMIAGMILGLKFFGEYLGGQMTTLLPTTLAALITILGAFIAFTGLILHSVSRMIWRAMGK; encoded by the coding sequence ATATTAATAAAAGTCACAGCCATTATACCCGCTTACAACGAAGAAAAAACCATAGGCAGCGTGGTTCTGGGAACACGTCAACAGGTATTACGGGTTATCGTTGTGGATGACGGCAGCCAGGACAGAACTGCTGAGCTAGCCAAGTTAGCGGGAGCTCAAGTGCTGGTCCACCCCAAGAATCTGGGAAAGGGAGCTGCATTGAAGACTGGTTTTAAGGCAGCTAAAGATGCCGATATCATAGTCATCCTTGACTCCGATGGTCAGCACGAGCCCCATGAAATACCCCGACTTTTAGAACCCATACTTAATGGCGAGGCTGATTTGGTAAATGGCAGTCGCTACTTAAACGGCAATGGTAAGAACACACCATCTTACCGGAGGGTGGGGCAGAACGTGCTGGACACAGCCACCAACATCAGTGGAAAGATGAATGTAACCGACAGCCAGAGCGGTTTCCGGGCCTTTGCCGGTCACACCATACCCATATTCCGTTTCCACAGCACTGATTACACTATTGAAAGTGAGATGCTCATTGAAGCAGCCAAGGCAGGTTTAAGGATTAAAGAAGTGGAAATATCCACCACCTATGGTGAGGAAACTCATCATAAGAAGAATCCATTCAGCCACGGAGTGAGTGTGCTGGTGCGAATCCTGCAGGATATGGAATTCAATCGACCATTATATTATTTCACCATTCCCGGACTTATTCTGATGATTGCGGGAATGATACTGGGTCTGAAATTCTTTGGCGAGTATCTGGGCGGACAGATGACCACATTATTACCAACCACCCTGGCAGCGCTTATAACTATTTTAGGAGCCTTCATAGCCTTCACCGGACTGATCTTACACAGCGTATCCCGGATGATATGGAGAGCTATGGGAAAATAG
- a CDS encoding PAS domain S-box protein produces the protein MSDFKILLVEDENIEAMDIKNALESFGYLVPYIASNGEEAIEKALEIMPDLIIMDIILKGKKNGIEVASEIKNLNIPIIYLTAHPEESTVQQAMVTEPYAYLIKPFDMTQLKLSIQMALYKKKMEQELKETEKNYRELIDNSMVAIYKTNINGDILFANEVMAEMFGFESVEEFKTRKSQQLYKNLEDRKTIIKKLIKEGKFRNHEVDMISRTGKIINVLLSAHLEGNIIFGMIMDITSRIESEKRLEKSVLRFRALVEYTLDGIITTDIHGNILFFNNSLLKMFGYSRYELHNSNLTILMPERYREKFMESLRQFRLTGKHQLTGQNTETIGRKKDGTEFPFEMSLTKWQIEKKVYFTAIIRDITERNHAQEKLLNKEKELSSIYKNAADVLFSLSVEGENKYRFTSANHAFFETTGLTEDQVLGKYVHEVIPEPSLTLVLHNYEKAIHEQKTVRWEEVTEYPAGRKYGAVAVTPILDESGQCTKLIGSVHDITQLKYSLKEKEVLLKEVHHRVKNNMQIVSSLLNLQAQHVEGDEMAYDVLMGSQNRVKSMAMIHEKLYQSTDLTHIKFDDYIKRLVLDLFYSYGIKEDQIKPIINVEDIMLNIETAVPCGLIINELISNSLKYAFPEGREGELKVSVKKFNDNYELIISDNGVGFPEDLDYKNTDSLGLQLVKTLVHQIEGTVSMNSNHGTEFKIIFKESEYKKRI, from the coding sequence ATGAGTGATTTTAAAATCTTACTGGTTGAAGATGAAAATATAGAGGCAATGGATATTAAGAATGCCCTGGAATCTTTTGGTTATCTAGTCCCATACATTGCTTCCAATGGAGAAGAAGCAATAGAAAAAGCCCTGGAAATCATGCCAGATCTTATTATAATGGACATCATCTTGAAAGGTAAGAAAAATGGTATAGAGGTTGCATCGGAGATTAAAAACCTCAATATACCCATCATATATTTAACTGCTCATCCTGAGGAATCCACAGTCCAACAAGCCATGGTCACAGAACCCTATGCTTATCTCATAAAGCCATTTGATATGACTCAACTCAAATTATCCATCCAAATGGCTCTTTACAAAAAAAAGATGGAACAGGAATTGAAAGAGACCGAGAAGAATTACCGTGAGTTAATTGATAATTCAATGGTTGCGATTTATAAAACCAATATAAATGGCGATATACTCTTTGCCAACGAAGTTATGGCTGAAATGTTTGGTTTTGAAAGTGTTGAAGAATTTAAAACAAGAAAATCTCAACAACTCTATAAAAATTTAGAAGATAGAAAAACCATCATTAAGAAACTCATAAAAGAGGGTAAATTTCGCAATCATGAAGTTGACATGATATCCCGTACTGGTAAAATAATTAACGTTCTTCTCAGTGCACATTTGGAAGGAAATATAATATTTGGGATGATAATGGATATCACCTCACGAATAGAGTCAGAGAAAAGGCTGGAAAAAAGCGTTTTACGTTTCCGTGCTTTGGTTGAATACACATTGGATGGGATTATAACCACCGACATCCATGGAAACATTCTATTTTTCAATAACAGCTTACTGAAAATGTTTGGTTACTCCAGATATGAACTACATAATTCTAACCTTACCATATTAATGCCTGAAAGATACCGGGAAAAATTCATGGAAAGTCTTAGACAATTTAGATTGACTGGTAAGCACCAATTAACCGGACAAAACACAGAAACCATTGGACGTAAAAAAGATGGCACAGAGTTCCCTTTTGAAATGTCACTGACCAAATGGCAAATAGAGAAAAAAGTCTATTTCACAGCCATCATAAGAGACATAACAGAACGTAACCATGCACAGGAGAAATTGTTAAACAAAGAGAAAGAACTTTCCTCAATTTACAAAAACGCTGCTGATGTTCTTTTTTCATTATCAGTAGAAGGAGAGAATAAGTACAGATTTACTTCTGCCAACCATGCATTTTTTGAAACTACTGGATTAACAGAAGATCAGGTTTTAGGTAAATATGTTCATGAAGTTATTCCGGAACCTTCCTTAACATTAGTTCTCCATAACTATGAAAAAGCCATTCATGAGCAAAAAACTGTTAGATGGGAAGAAGTTACAGAATATCCTGCTGGAAGAAAGTATGGGGCAGTTGCAGTTACACCCATATTAGATGAGAGTGGCCAGTGCACAAAGCTCATAGGAAGTGTGCATGACATCACTCAACTTAAATATTCATTAAAAGAAAAAGAAGTTCTCCTCAAGGAAGTGCATCACCGTGTTAAGAATAACATGCAGATAGTTTCCAGTTTGCTTAATTTGCAAGCTCAGCATGTAGAGGGTGATGAAATGGCTTATGATGTTTTAATGGGAAGCCAGAACCGGGTTAAGTCCATGGCCATGATTCATGAAAAATTGTACCAATCTACAGATTTAACACACATTAAATTTGATGATTACATAAAAAGACTAGTTTTAGATTTATTTTATTCATACGGCATCAAAGAAGATCAAATTAAGCCAATCATAAATGTAGAAGACATAATGCTGAATATTGAGACAGCAGTACCTTGCGGACTTATAATAAACGAACTGATCTCAAACAGCCTAAAATATGCATTTCCCGAAGGAAGAGAAGGGGAACTCAAAGTATCAGTTAAAAAATTTAATGATAACTATGAATTAATAATCAGTGATAATGGAGTAGGATTCCCCGAAGATTTAGATTACAAAAACACAGATTCACTCGGCCTGCAGCTTGTTAAAACTTTAGTTCATCAGATTGAAGGAACGGTTTCAATGAATTCAAATCATGGAACCGAATTTAAAATCATCTTCAAAGAGTCAGAATACAAAAAAAGAATATAA
- a CDS encoding CPBP family intramembrane glutamic endopeptidase — protein MNLKITEMVNEKRFQMGLPTNYIITLIIYLLALIGAELLTTYVNKTWGLAAHTIILFALLVNAAMVESNDFSNLLRSMMPIPIIRIVGLSIPMMQIKPLYWFPIVAIPLFAASIVIMRRQNLSMKDVGLVLGNIKIQVLIAATGFITGIIEFFILKPDPLISQFTPLLLIGAFFILLISTGLAEELLFRGILQNNTTNMFGAAFGLIYTSLIFTTMHIGWIYFADLVFVFCVAMFYGFCLIKTKSILGITVAHGISNSMLFLVMPFVNLAAFGIH, from the coding sequence ATGAACTTGAAGATCACCGAAATGGTTAATGAGAAACGTTTCCAGATGGGATTACCCACTAATTATATTATAACCCTTATTATTTACCTTTTAGCCCTGATCGGGGCAGAACTGTTAACCACTTATGTTAATAAGACCTGGGGGCTGGCAGCTCATACCATCATACTCTTTGCTCTTCTGGTGAATGCAGCCATGGTGGAATCGAATGATTTCTCCAACCTGCTTCGCAGCATGATGCCCATACCCATCATACGCATTGTGGGACTTTCCATACCCATGATGCAAATAAAACCACTCTACTGGTTCCCTATTGTTGCAATACCTCTTTTTGCAGCGTCTATTGTCATAATGCGCCGTCAGAATCTTTCCATGAAGGATGTGGGATTGGTTCTGGGGAATATTAAAATTCAAGTTCTCATTGCTGCCACAGGATTCATCACCGGTATTATAGAGTTTTTCATCCTCAAACCAGATCCACTTATCTCCCAGTTCACACCCCTCCTTCTTATCGGGGCTTTTTTCATCCTGTTAATATCCACTGGTCTGGCAGAGGAATTACTTTTCAGGGGTATCCTCCAAAACAACACCACCAACATGTTTGGAGCAGCATTCGGGCTCATCTACACCTCCCTGATATTCACTACCATGCACATTGGCTGGATCTACTTTGCGGATTTAGTCTTCGTGTTCTGTGTGGCCATGTTCTATGGTTTCTGTCTTATCAAAACCAAATCCATCCTCGGAATAACCGTTGCTCACGGAATATCTAACTCCATGCTGTTCCTGGTGATGCCCTTTGTGAATTTAGCAGCCTTTGGGATACATTAG
- a CDS encoding DUF1616 domain-containing protein — MKLSSQKDLLLLIILSGAVLIMSWLKLLKGYPLSFLPSILVLILPGYALITAIWPRDEKMGWTLRAGLGLVLGVFFILFLPLIFSSLKWSSFTGNLNQILLILAIVFSLVAMVRRREPSGKEEPTRKDGQLTLEESIQRAVLMRQKAEAEPDEYEDHYEAEDEEYTEDEYYPEDEEDTAEEYYPEKDLGETEEPEKEEPEIDEPQKYQDLKEEKPLQYERLKDKYPYDEGEHPPSEDEYILKEDEYSPDEDDHPKGVPLRVEKQVKTSTTDYEAEMDKPVWTDEPPEKKPGFRNWDLVMILFLSGISLLFLYFNPLKTTTTSIIFFILLLFILGYAGLTIIFPDKSKTSSRNLIIASVIIAIILFILSFMAWTSHLLPSMPKYLVQIMFVASVILSAGAFIRKWRSIHDTVPAEDHEEIPQDLEEPFKEPEEVGPGEEPEELEKPVDLAEVEKTEEPPEGEVDETELTPSQTAKEETLRKLQTISTPVKTDKEITGEPVPEIPSKDDKSYQKFLSGSKWEKALSIILIISLVLAISATIYIIVTPKQGEKFTEFYILGPDGKASNYPTNLTTGQNGSMIIGVVNHEYTTTDYLLVVKVNDTILINETMTLTNGQKVEIPYTFTAGSTGQKKLEFLLYKLPDNETAYRSLHLWLNVG; from the coding sequence ATGAAACTCTCATCACAGAAAGACCTTTTACTGCTTATCATCCTCAGCGGGGCAGTTCTAATAATGAGCTGGCTGAAGCTGCTTAAAGGATATCCATTATCATTTTTACCATCTATTTTAGTCTTAATTCTACCAGGATACGCACTGATAACTGCCATCTGGCCCCGTGATGAGAAAATGGGCTGGACTCTCCGTGCAGGTCTGGGCCTTGTTCTGGGAGTCTTTTTCATCCTCTTTTTACCACTCATATTCAGCAGTCTTAAATGGAGCTCCTTCACCGGGAACCTCAATCAGATACTCCTCATCCTGGCCATTGTGTTCTCCCTGGTAGCCATGGTCCGGCGGAGAGAACCATCAGGAAAGGAAGAACCTACCCGTAAAGATGGGCAGCTCACCCTGGAGGAATCCATCCAGCGTGCAGTGTTAATGCGTCAGAAGGCAGAGGCAGAACCAGATGAATACGAGGATCACTACGAAGCTGAAGATGAAGAATACACAGAAGATGAGTACTATCCTGAAGATGAAGAAGACACTGCAGAAGAATACTATCCTGAAAAAGATTTAGGGGAAACTGAAGAACCTGAAAAAGAAGAGCCTGAGATAGATGAACCTCAAAAATATCAGGATTTGAAAGAGGAAAAACCTCTGCAGTATGAGAGACTCAAAGATAAATATCCATACGATGAAGGTGAACACCCTCCTAGTGAGGATGAGTACATCTTAAAAGAGGATGAATATTCCCCAGATGAAGATGATCATCCCAAGGGTGTTCCCCTAAGGGTGGAAAAACAGGTTAAAACATCCACCACTGACTACGAGGCGGAGATGGATAAACCAGTATGGACTGATGAACCGCCAGAAAAGAAGCCGGGTTTTAGAAACTGGGATCTGGTGATGATCCTCTTTTTAAGTGGGATTTCACTCCTGTTCCTCTATTTCAATCCCCTAAAAACCACCACCACATCCATCATATTCTTTATTTTACTCCTGTTTATCTTAGGCTACGCAGGCCTAACCATCATCTTCCCTGATAAATCAAAGACCAGTTCAAGGAATCTAATAATAGCCAGCGTGATTATTGCAATTATCCTTTTCATCCTATCTTTCATGGCCTGGACCTCCCATCTATTACCATCCATGCCCAAGTACCTGGTGCAGATAATGTTCGTGGCTTCGGTGATACTCTCAGCCGGAGCATTCATCAGGAAATGGCGCTCAATACATGACACTGTTCCAGCTGAAGACCATGAAGAGATTCCCCAGGATCTTGAGGAACCCTTCAAAGAACCAGAAGAAGTTGGACCAGGGGAAGAACCAGAAGAACTGGAAAAACCAGTAGACCTCGCTGAAGTTGAAAAAACAGAGGAACCCCCTGAGGGGGAAGTGGACGAAACAGAGTTAACTCCTTCCCAGACAGCAAAGGAAGAGACCCTTAGAAAATTACAAACTATTAGTACGCCTGTGAAAACTGATAAAGAGATTACTGGAGAACCTGTGCCTGAAATACCGTCTAAAGATGATAAATCTTATCAAAAATTCTTAAGTGGTTCTAAATGGGAAAAGGCATTATCCATTATTTTGATTATTAGTTTAGTTTTAGCTATTTCCGCTACAATTTATATTATAGTCACCCCTAAACAGGGTGAGAAATTCACTGAATTCTACATCTTAGGACCGGATGGTAAGGCCAGCAACTATCCCACCAATCTCACCACCGGCCAGAACGGCTCCATGATCATTGGAGTGGTGAACCATGAATACACCACCACGGATTATCTACTGGTAGTGAAGGTGAATGATACCATCCTTATAAATGAGACCATGACCTTAACCAATGGACAGAAGGTGGAGATACCCTACACTTTCACCGCAGGATCCACCGGTCAGAAGAAACTGGAGTTCCTGCTCTACAAGTTACCGGACAATGAGACAGCTTACCGATCCCTGCATCTGTGGCTGAATGTGGGTTAA